The Calypte anna isolate BGI_N300 chromosome 1, bCalAnn1_v1.p, whole genome shotgun sequence region TTACCCTGATGCCAGGAATTCCTTAGACTTTATGGTCCACGGCAGCATAAAATCTATCTTAACTGCATGTTTGCTGCTAAGGTCTACTAACCCTATGTGGTCTCCAGAATAGTTGTACTGGATCCCTCTCTGGGCTACATATATCTCCTGCATGCATGCTACCATATCATCTAGGAGTATTTTTGAAATTAACCTGACATTATATAGTGAAATATATGTTGCATGGTTTATAAGGGAGTATTATGCAGCTTTGCTGCATCAGGTAGCTAAACCTATGGCTAGCCTGTCCATACTGCCTATAGAGAGTGAACCTCAGAGCAAATTGTTCCCAGCATTGCAGTTTAGTTGTCTTTGAGGAAGACTGGTTTTTAGGAAGCATTTGTCTCACACTGGATTTAGCTGAAATATCTGTAGGATGCATCCCTGGAGGGTAGGCTTTTGGGGTAGGCTTTTGGGGTGAATAAACTAAATTGCATGGTAGCATACAAAACATCAGTAGTATGTTTTCCTCTGGTTGATCAGtctaaaaataatctgaaggaAAAGTGAGTGCAAAGTAAGATATGAGAATTTATACTCTGTTAATGGCCTCGACTAGCTTTTTACCTGGATTGTGTATTTAAGATGCCTTGGAACTAGGCTTCTAGTAACAGCAAGGCAAACTTGCTCCATTTAAAATGACCTTTCTTTGAGTTGATTTAGTGTCCTCTGAATCTGTGGCAAGGTTAATCTTTAAGACAGATAAAGATTCACAGATGATTGAGTTGACTGTATCTGATGATGAGGCTGTACTTTGTGTCACTGTGGTTCTTACAGAATAGCTTTGTAAAAACCATCTATGGATAAATAGGTAGACTCTGTTAGGTCCAGCCTGCATCCTCAATTGCActgattggtttggttttcattgcACACAATTTCTAAACTTTGTGTGtacaaaaaataaactatattCGGAAGTTTAGAGGAATTGGCCTCGTCAGCTAAGAAGAATTTGTCACAAGTTGTTTAATAGAATTAGAAGAATATGGAATATTACATCTTATTATTTGCAGCAGacaaatgtggggtttttttatctatGTAACACAAGAGATTATGGAGCCAAAATTTTTTTGACTATTAAGTGGTTTCTTCTAAGTgcttcaaagaaattaaatgacaTAGGGCATGTCAGACAGGAATAAGAGCATCTACAAAAGATGCTGCTTAATAAAAATTGTTGCCCTTTCTTGATTTTCAACTGAATACTTAAGTTAtatgaaaggagagaggaaaaacctaaataattagaattttttttcaatgggaGCACTTCTAAGTGGTAAAAGTACTGAGGTAGGCttgtgaaataaattaataatgtcATCTGTTACAGTGTCTTTGACTTGCTTAGACAGGGACTCCACTGTTCTTGTTAGTGTAGGAACTGCAACAAAAAGACACTTTGTACTCCAAGGAATACTGCATTTAAATAAGTATTTATAGACAACAGAAGTGACAATTAGAAATGTTGAGGTATGTTGCATCTTTACTCACAGTTGTTGCAACAGTGGTGTAATGCAATTTCAGAAGTCTGAAAGgttcaaataattttgaatttttttttctctaaggcAAAACAATCTCAATTCTAAGCATTAAGAATTGATTTCTGTGGAAAGTGAAGAAATTCAATGGCGGATTGTGGGTATTGACATCAAGAGCTAATGTTGAGAGTCAGACTAAAGCATATTATAATAGGGTTAGAAGGGCTGTGGAGACTACTAAATGTGAGTATTTGTAGCTTATATTTTAAGCTTGGGAGCATAAAAATAAGTGTGAAATGGCAAATTATGTCTAAaagtgaagaagagagtggGATGGAGGGACAAAGCAATTTCTTTCCCCCTGACTCCAGCTCTCCAAATGATGCTAGCTGTGCATCCACgtgtaaaaaaagtaaatctgtaTATTGCTAGATATGGGAGCTGACAATAGAAAGAGAGGGGCAAGTGACAAAAAGTCTTTTGGTTGCATGAACTCAGATGTGGCACTGAGAGAAATCTATAGTTAGTTGAGTTAAAAGGATGTTTGCTTTAAGTGAGAGTAGAGGGCATGACAGAGTAGAGATCTCTACAACCAAGTGATGGGCCTCAGGGAATCTCAAGGACTTCTGAAGAACAGTGTAACCCAAAATAAAGCTTCCTGCGTTATTTTGGAATTATATAATGGTTACAAATTTCTATCATCTGCAGTGGAAATGCAGTCTTTTGCCTGATTGGTGCTAATGAGTACTGGTACAATGTGCCATTTGTTTGTAGTCTTGATGAAACATGAAGTTGATATCCTGGAATATTTAATGTATCTTTGAGGGGGCCAAACCCTTAAGAAGCACTGAGGTGAACTTTGTAATACTCCTTTTACAGCATTTCAACTTGTTTAGCTCTGAATAGTCTACATTTTCCATAGTTAATGTATGCTTCCCTAATAGTTagtggagaggaagagaagaaagcacTTTTCAGCACAGTTCAAGCCAGATGTAAGTTTCTGCTTTAGGATAAAGTGAATCATATGCTAGAAGTATTTCCTCTTCTTGGTGATAAAGGAAGTGTAGAGTGATAGTTTGGCTGAATGTGTCAACTTCAGTGAGATGCATCTGATCCTCACATATAACACTAAATGCATCTATTCAGTATTCTGGTACAGAGTTTTGTGTTATGCATGTAGGCAAAGAAGGAAATATGAACATACAAAATGTATTGGTatcatggtttaggcccagcgAGTAGCAACCAGGCTTCTGCTCTCACACCCTCCACCCCACAGTGtggcaggaaagagaaaatccacctaaaggCTCATTAATGGAGACAAAGgtagggaggtttgcattctcCAGTCacagtaacaggaaaaaagtggACAGACTCAGattgggaagaaaagaaacctaatttaatctacctggagaaagagaaaacatggccagatcttcATTCCTTGCCATCaccacccctcccttctccccggtcctggatcccttccctgctgcctccccctcagggcacaggggaggaaCAGagggggtttagggtcagttccccacaagctgtttctgccgctccttcctcctcagggggaggactcctcacagccttcccccaCTTCAGCGTGGGGTCCGTCCCATGAGGCAATCCTTCATTAAGccctctgacatgagtccctcccaccaCCTCGGGCACAGagtgctccagcctgggctgcccacaggcAATTGGAATGATGTCACAGTTGTTCATAGTTGGAATGGAATTTGGCTTGTGCTCTTAAAGTATCTTAAGAACCAAGAAATACATGTGGCTCTGCAAGGAATTGATtggttgctgttgttttttcttccttgttctttCCTATGCTCAACTTCTGTAGCAGAGTTGATGTCTTCTTCCACTTACGTGCCATAGATGTTGAGCTCCTTCCCACGTTTACCCTCCACTTTTCAGCTATTGCTGTCTTGTGTTGTGTATGTAGGAAGAGAAGAGATTCTGGAAGAGAGAAGTCAGAATTGGTTAAGCTTGTGCAGTCAGTTTACTTGTACATACAGATTGTGGAGCTCCTAGTTTGAATCAGTAGTGTTTTGGAGGATTCTGCCTGGTATGGATGACATGTAATGTTAACAATTTTAGCTTTTCATGTATACGTTGAGAAGAACTTTATGAAGAATTTAGTTATTAGATGAACTAACAAGTCTTAGCAATAGTTTGTTAAATATATTACACATATTTATACATCATGTTAAATGCTCATTGATTAAATGTTCTCTGTTTACATGGTCAGTTCCTTGATTTTTATGCCTCTTACTCAAGCTTGGTCATAGTATTCTGAGAAGAAGACTTGTAAATTTTTTTGAGAGTGAGTGAAGGAGGCAGGGACAGGAAGGATGAAGTATTCTGTTATGGACATActctaaaaaaatctttgttttcccaTAGAAGTGGGCTGACGGGGGCCTTACCAATGGTCTTCCTATCTTGCCTGTTGGAAGAACTGTGACGATTTCTCCTTTCAGTGGGCGATTAGATGTCTGTCCACAAGATAAAGGACGTGTGGATCTTTATCTTAAATTAGCAAAGCAAGATATAATGGTGAgttgtttcttattttataaCATCAGAAGAAGAAAACGTAGTTGAGAGCTAAGGCTATgcttatttttgtgtttattttcagtgtatgtttttgcattttctcttttgcaaatGGACTGTATGCTTTCTTAAAcacaagagaaggaaaatgtagAATAAATTTTGTCAGAAAGGCAGATCTAGCAACAAAGTTCAGCAAATTATCACAGGCTATTAAATCTTAATACTCTAGGCTTGCTTTAAGTATCAGCTGCCTTtggaaaaccacaaaacttcTGTAAAATACTTCAGGAGAGTGAAACTTCAGAACATCACTTGGTACTTAATGCATTTAGCTGCTCTCACTGAACTTAAAGTACATGTTTGTCATACATTTGAAGTGCTAGTCAGTAACTTGTCACCTCATTGCTCAAGAGAATTCATGCTAAGATTTTGAACATTTGTAACAATGacattttttcagaatttatttttttagatacTATAGAAACAGTTCTGTATACTGAAATACAGGCTAAGAGTGGGTTTTATGGCCTCCTTTTTATTGTTGAAATTTCTGTCTCTGCAAGCTTTGTCTCACAGTGTTTCTTCCTTTGGCatgataaaagaaaatcttgaatAGCAGTGGACTTAGCTGTCCACAAAAAtccactacagaaaaaaaaaaagcagtaattactactttttaaaatttcttttagtAAGTAATGTTTTCTAAGTTTGAGTAATATAATCCTAAATTGGACCAATTTCTGAGTCTTTTTAAAGCCTCATAGGTTTTAAgtagtttttaaattatataaagcATGATAATATTGATTTCATATATATTGAAAATATATGCAATCGCTTACTGTATGTTTCTAGTACCTTGTGTATcaacaggaggaaaaatgagCTGTGAATTACGTTAATTTAGAGATTTAAAGTTAATTGCGGAATTGCATTTCTTCTAAGGTCCAGCAAGTGCAGACTTCTCCACATCTCAGGCAGCATTTTAAACTATTTCATTTGAAGAACCTTTAGCTTTTAGCTGTAAAAATGTGAACTAAGAATAAGGGCTTTTTCCAGCAATACTGTATTCTGCATAAAATGAGGAGTTGTATATATTAATTTATCTGTATTGGAATGTATACAGTTTTCTGTCTCCTTGAACCTACTACATCTGTTAGTGTAAGAATCTGAATATCTACTTCAAATTACAACAATTATTTTCatactgtttttcaaaattgtGTGTAATAAAGGCTGAAGTATTAATCATGTAAAGGAATTGTTCAGAactttattaaatataatttttaatttttttgtaaacaaTTTAATGTGTTTATTCGAGATTAcaagtctgaaatattttcccacCTTAAAAGTGACCACTTGAGGTGCTGAGTAGTTCTTAATTCATTGATAATACAATCTAGATCTATACTCTTATGCTAAACAATGTCTAGGAATGCTGACAATAATGCAGTTGTTTGCACTAGTAAgctgtcaaaatattttcttgcacAAGTTCAGTGTGTGCCAACTACCACTCTGCCATACAGTTCTGGGAATgtttgagaaattattttagaaattgtGCAGTTCTGCAGGCAGACAGTCTGTCTTGGAGGCTGTGAGCTTATTAATAATGTGTAGACCATTTGTTCCAGTTTGTCTTGGTGGTCAGTAGTGTACCTGGATGTGATTAATTTATTAGGGTAGAGATAGCCCTGATGGTCTTTTTCATgtagcaaataataaaaaaaaaataatcatagaacAGTCATATCTAGATAAGTTGCTTTAATAAACTAATTTATAGCTCCTTGGTCTCTTGCAGCTCTCTCTGGCCAACCTAATAAGACTTAATCAAGCTTTATTCCCACCAAACCAAGAGAAAATGGAATCACTGTACCAAAATGGATTTGATGATGCTGTAcgttttttactgaaagaaaactggTTTGAATAAGATGGTACATAGAAAATTATTGAAATCTGATGGCTGTTAAAACACTGCTGTGGACATCCTACACAGTCTAAAGGGTTGCTGTCCCTGTTCTGgtttatggaaataaaaatcccaGTGGAATTGTGTCAGCTTCTGCCAAGAAAGTATCGGTTGCACTCTGAAGACCTATAAACACGTCAGAATGGGAATTCCACTGTCCTGATGGTTGTCTTGTTTTGAGGAGGTTCAAGTTTAGATTCATTTTGCTTGCATTGAGGAAGTCAGTGTGGGATTTAAGCTCAGGTTGTTGTAATTGCAGGAATTTGAAGGAGTCTTCTTCAGCATTATTTGAGACACAGATGGAGGTTGGCACcatgagaaattaaaatctctATTGTTCAATTAATGTAATAGTTATGTGTGCTAATTGACTTCTCAGAAGTATTGCTGATCTAATACATATCTTGCAGTGTTCTAACAGACTTGAACACTTAGCACTAGtcacaagaaataaaacatttgcaCTCTTTTAttctatgtatatttttaacatgtttgttttcagtggatGTGGTCTTTAAAATTTGAAGTACTAGTTGAAATTTGAAACAGAAGTGTGGCatttgaatataaaaatatattgtaaagAATGGTGTAAGAAATTGTTATATTTATTATGTTCTCTTCCTCTGCTACAAttgaataaatatattttcttgcaACTTTGTCAGGAGCTCATTTATAAATTTCTCAGAATACTATAAAAACCtgtttataaacaaaaaaaacctgcctgtgGAGAGAAGGTGAAGTCAGCCAGCAGGCAGTGTGCTGAGTCCCATGTATCTTGTTCTTTTACAATTCACTTAGTACTGACTACCTTGAGTGCAAGTTCAGGATTTTAAATCTCAGTGCCTCAATTGCACAATCCacaactgttttttaaaaccaaagtgGTTGTTTTTCAAGTGGGCTTTTACAGTTGATTTCTGAGTACTTATATATATTGTATGAATATATATACTCATATACACATGTATTTGAGTATGATCAATTTGAGAACAGCAGCTCCCTTCAAACGCATGAGGTTCTCTAAACAGTGAAAACTAGACAGTCTGCAACATTTCCAGATCTCTAggatgcactttttttttttatataaaaagtttgcagatgacCCCAAGTTGGGTTTCTCCAGAAACCTGGAGAAAAAGCTGTtaggagaggctgggggagtTGGGAATGTTTgagtttggagaagaagaggctaAGAAGAGCCcttactctctacaactacctggaTGGAGGTTGTAGTGAAGTGAGTGCTGGCcccttctctcaagtgaataacAATATGACTAGAGGAGGTGGCCTTAAGTTGCACCAGAGCAGGTTTAGTTTAGattattaggaagaatttttttcattgagaaAGTGGTTCAGCATcggaaggggctgcccagggaggtggtggagtcagcatctgtggaggtatttaaaaacaatttagaTGAGGCACTCAGGAAATGCTCTTGTGGGTGATACAggtattgatttatttattatattcaGGGGGGATGTTGGCAGTTGGATGCAATGatcctagaggtcttttccagctctgacagttctgtgatctAAGAAGCTAAGGCTGCTTCAAAGCATTTGAGTTTTGTGAATACCACTTATTTTACGCTCTCCTTCCACTGCATTACcttgaaaatgacaaaaaaactatttttggaaagcaaagctttttttaCAGTAAGAGATATAAATATGGGTCTATTTAGTCTTCTTACCTTTCTGAATTGGTCATGTTTCTTTGTACTTACCGTTGTAAACTTCAAAGCCACCTGACTCAGTTTGTGTTCAGGGATGTATTTGTGACTCACAGCACTTGAGACTGGACagaactttcattttaaaatctctaGTTTTAAGTACATTTCCCATATCTGATAAAGTAGCagttgtttctggttttgcagcATGTTTGTGCCACTTACATTTGCTACACAAACATGGAAAATCCTAGGAATGTTTGCAAAGGTGGATTCTAGGTTAGGAAGGCTAATTAGTACCTTTATTTAGGACAGTCTGATGGGAAAAGATCCCATCCCTTTTAGATAGTCTACTAATTACCTTCATCTGTATTAGTGCTATCCATACCccattcctgcttttctggTTAGAATATTTATGCCTTGTGTTCCTAACCCAATAATTGTTTTAAATCTCTTCAATATGTAAACTTTGGCAATTACACTTGCATGTTTTAATTGCTTAAATGTTTACTgctgaaaagagagaagactAAGAAATCATGATTGAAGTGTCTCCGAGTGTTTTCTATTAATGGTAGTTACATTCTTCAAGGGGTGAATCTTAGCCTTTCTGAACAGAGTCCAGGAGTGTTGTACCTCTGCAAGTTCTTCAGTTTGATATGGCTCTTTCCTGACTAATTATGCTTATAGCTGGAATGTTCTATTAGCCTGTCATAAGTCAGTTCTCCTGAAAAAGGTTCCTAGCCAGCTTGTTTATGTTTCTCACAAAACCTTAAGGGAGTTTGGAGTCCTCTTTCAAAAAGTCCTAAATAAATGTAGTTGAAAATCAGCAATCTCTTCTGTCAAGCCACAATGAAATATATGAACCTATAAATTTAAGAATGCTTCTTAGATAggttctgttttttctcttctcttagAGTTGTGTAGCTGAAAGCAGAACCTGTACTTGTCAGAATTCCATCTTCTGATGGACCTGATAAGAGAATAAGttgcttaatatttttaaaaatgttattaatcTCTTTAAAGGCTGAAAGAAGTGGAACTTTCTAAAACTCATACCTACTTTGTTCCATGTTGCTGTTGATAAGTGATTGCAACAAAGGTAAATTCaaatgattttttgttgttgtttttagaaaagttgtcacttctgctcttctggctgTGTTGTCTGGGAGacctttattttgtgttttgttttttttaaacttggatATCACAAATTTGTTTGAAATTAGTACAGATACAGGCAAAATTAGAAGATGAGACAgaataaagtaatattttatcCTGAGGATGAACATATTTTTATGATAAAGTACAATGTTAACGCACCTGTTCTGTTACTTTTTCTTTGGATTAtgctaatgtttttttttcctcatttaataTTCCATATTGAAGTATTTTTGAACAGGCAAGacatatttgttttaaagacaTTATTAAGAATAGTTAATTTCTGTACTGCATCTGTATCTTTCTCTCGTGGCCTCTAGATAGTAAAGAGTATTTTAGGCAGCAAATTCTTGAAATTTCTTCtatgaaatttctttttactgaTTTTGGGAAACTGATTCTCGGGTCCTGTTATATTCCGGAGCTGTGTCTTGCATGATTGAGGTATTGTTTCAGCAGGGagtaatatttttgtaaaataatttcatatttccCTAAAAAACAGATTTGTGTTTGAGAATATTAGCTGAATGTACATACTGCTCCTTCTCTAGTCAGATCAGTTGCTACCATTTTTTCAATATGCCATAAAATAATGGcaaatttgaaatatatttttcttaattactcTTAGTTACAAAGGAGAGAACTTGTGCAGTTTTATCTGTACTAGGGAAGGACAGAGAAACATTATGAAAACTGTCATCCAGATTTGTGAATTTGAGAGCTGTGTAGGACTTCACACTTTCAATTTAATTACAGTATCGATAAGAATATACAACATGACACCTGCTGAGATtagaaaatggattttcaatgttagaacagaaaaatgcagtggGCTTCCATGTTTCCTCATGAAGCTGCAGCTTTTGCCCTAGGGAGACAGGAAACATGAGAGCTGGTTCCACGGGAAGAAGCAGTGCTCATTTCCTGGAATTTGAGCATAAATAGAGTGCTGTGAATTTGGGACCAAAACCCTGGAACCCACCCTGATATTTTCTGGGAGACTTGTGGGATGAAGTGGATGCAGAAGAGAGGTGGTCTTGGTGAGCTCTGTTACTTGCAGGTTACTTTGGCACTTCTCGTAAATTAGTGATCCTGttaatttcattctgaaataCAACTGTGCAGTCACAGTCCAGAAGTCTCCCAGAAAGTAACTTCTTAGATGCTTTGAAATTTGAGTTGCAGTTTTACCTTCCTACTTTGTTATACTTGGACCATTTAACAATCCAACTGTTGTCTTTTGTAggtatttttttggttggttggttgggttggtttattttggtttttaaactgTTCATTCTTCTCTAATATAGTTTAATCATTTGCGATATACTAATGAAATCATAACTATCTTCTTGGGACCCTGAACCTGTGTATGTAGCATGCAGCAGGTGtttgaaaaggaaatgctgCATCTAGAGGTTGTGAGAATGCATAGGCATTTCCTCTAAAAAGGCAATTTGTACCAAGCCTTCTGTTAAAACTTCAGTCTCTTTCCACACTGAGGCAAACAGGACAGCTTCATCTCTTTTTGGACTTCTGAGGAGGATCACTTCAgttcctgaaatgaaaaatagtcTTTGAACTCAGATTCTTGCCTGAAAATTGTATAGTGGCTGGGTTGTTGTATTCAATTAATGCTCACATTCTggaatttcataatttttcatcttttcagaaatgcaattaatttctgtgtgaaCATGTCTAGGATATTCATGAGGAATTCTGTCTTTTCTAACTTCTCATTTTCCTAGAAACTGAACTGTGCTCTGGTCTTCAAACCTTTGGTCACCTTTGTGTGTTAAGACTGGAAATgcaagaattattttattggCTTATACATAGTCATTGACAGGGACTATTAGGATGAGCAGTAATGTTCATCATCCAGATGCATACACTCTGTGAATGTCTGATGCCTAGACTGGTACTTTATTCCTTCAAGACCAGTTCTTTATATGAACCTCAATAACCATCCTTTCTCATACTTCATTCTTCATATGAATATaattttcaattctttttctcaactttttttccccttctctatATCCTGGACCTGTATGGCATGTACGCTattgttatatatatttttctgggGTCCAAAAATTCTATGAAGTGTTTTCAGACCACTTTTCCCCAGTCCAGATgtatttttacagaataaaGCTGTAATTGCCATTTAACTCCTTGCTGAGCATATACTTAATAATCACTAATACCAGATGAAATAATTAGAAGTTACTGtttcagttattattttcctttagcttttctacattttttctgACAGGATATGTTCAAGGGAATTGAAGGTGAACTTGAGTCCTACAAAAATAAGCAGGAGTTCTCTCTCTATTTCCTCCTTCTGTCCTTAATATATTAGGCCATGCCTTTCAGACTTGTCCACAGGggcctggacagactggagagttgggctcAAGAGAATCTCAGCAAAGGAACACGctaaatctcccttctgctTTGCACAGAAGGACCTGCAGGTTCTGGGGAAAACAGACAGACCATGAGCCAGCATTGTGCCTTCATGGCAAGGgtggccaacagcatcctgtcCTGCATAAGGCAGAGAATTGTCAGCAGTTTAAAAGTGGGGATCCTTCCTCTCTACTCAGCAGTGGCTAGAGCATTTCTTGAGTACTGGGCCATTTCTGGGTTCCCCAGTAAGAGAAGGTTATGGACATCCCAGGCCCATGAAGATGATTtaagggctggagcacctgtgaggctgagagctgggactgtgtagcctggagaagaagaggttcAGGAGGATCTCCTCAATTTGTGTAAATACCTTATGATTCTTTTCTTGCACAGTAACAGcacaagaggcaatgggcatGAGCTGAAACACAGAAGGATCCTTCTGACCATCAAAAAACACTGAGCACTGGgatgggttgcccagggagtcTGTGGGGTCTTCCTCCTTGAAGATATTCAAAGGCCTCATGGACATGGTCCTGTGCAACCAGCTCTATCTTACCCTGTCCGAGTAGAAGGATTAGAATACGTGACCTGTAGAGATCCCCTCTAATCAGTGTTTCTGTGATCCTATAGGATCAGCATTTGTATGCATATTAGCACTACAATGTACACTTGTTAAAAAAAGGTATACATAGAAAACAGTGGTATTTCATGTGTCTAAAACTAAGAATTGTGTTCTGAACTTACAATGTTTCATTCTGTGCTAAGCTGCCATAAAAATCCATGACCTTGCTGCTGCAAcggaacaatttttttcttctgtccttgtGCTGTTGGTGTTAGATGACAGAACATATTGCCTGTTACTTGTTTTCAGTGCCCCATAACTCTCTGAATATGTAACCTTTCAGATTGGAACTTTGTGCCTAACTTCTTCAGAAACAGTATGCCGAAAATAGTTCAGTTGTTTCTGATAagcatgtggaaaaaaacataaacGTGCAGAAACCCCACCGACCTTTGTTGGAAGGGCCATTGATCTGAAGTAGAGGCAGTGTCataaagtggaaagaaaactcCATTTAGCATAGGAGTTATCGAATGAGATGGTTTTTAAATGCACTTCCGAGTTATGTTTGCTAGATTAAGTATGAATTCTTGTTATTTTTGCCACAGCTGGAAGGTTTTACTGAATGCATTGACCTCTTTTTGCCTCTTGTActtgaaaattacttcagttcagtgactgctgctttcagttcttttctTCACCAAACTGCACCTTTGTCTCAGGTGGACTTCACACCTTCCATTTTAAAGGGTGGAATGgctatttctctctcttctaaAGCTTCATGTTAAGTGTATAAACACTCCCTGT contains the following coding sequences:
- the PNPLA4 gene encoding patatin-like phospholipase domain-containing protein 4 isoform X3, with protein sequence MKTLREGIESILPSNAHEIAENRLYVSVTNTKNGKNHLVSSFPTREDLIKVLLASSFVPLYAGIKPVEYKGEKWADGGLTNGLPILPVGRTVTISPFSGRLDVCPQDKGRVDLYLKLAKQDIMLSLANLIRLNQALFPPNQEKMESLYQNGFDDAVRFLLKENWFE